A segment of the Arachis hypogaea cultivar Tifrunner chromosome 5, arahy.Tifrunner.gnm2.J5K5, whole genome shotgun sequence genome:
TGAGTATGTGCAGGTTTTCTAAGAAATTGTTGGGGAATATActcggaagagaaaaaaaaaagattgataATGGTATCCGTCAACTTATGTTACAAAATTTCCCCCTTACTTGTAACTTAACATGCCTTGTGTGGAAGTGGAATGTATCTCAGCATATTTTGGCGTTTGCCATTACGGGATTGTTGTCTTGATTGTAATGAAATCTTGCAGATGGAGGGAATGATTTTCGTGAGATTAGATCAGAGTAAGGAATTGAGGAATTGGGAGCTTACAGTGGGTTGCAATCTACCTGGAAAATGGATTCTTCATTGGGGAGTTtcctatgttgatgacattgggAGGTACTTAGTAcatattattgttgatttctcTTTGTATTTACTATTTTCATTTTGAGTATTTTTTGTTTCGGAATTTGGtgaggaaaataaataaataaataactaaatagaattattttcaaatcatttcACACtgcttatattttttaaaatcatgaaaaaagaaaatatgaagacaaaacacaaaacaaataaGCTCTAAGAACTCTCTTTCCTTTAAGTTTGAAAACCATGTTGTTGTATGTTAATTGATAATGTTAGTGACCCTATAATGTTCTTGATTCTTGCAGGGAGTGGGATAAACCTCCTTGTGATATGATACCGCCTGGATCTGTTACTATAAAGGTAGACAATGGCTTCATGGCCTGCCATGATCACTTATGCTGCGTGCTCATTATTCGCATGGCAAAAGTTTGAGTTGGAAAGTAAAAATTTCAGGACTATGCAATAGAGACACCCCTGAAAAAGTCATCAATATCTGCTGATGAAGGAGATACATTTTATGAAGTCAAGATTGATCTTAAGCCCGACAGCAAAATTTCCACAATTAATTTTGTTCTCAAGGTTTAGGTTTAACAATTACAAGTTGTATCTGTTTTGTTGTTAGTAGTAGATAACTTGATGGATCTTGGAATCCTTTTGACTGAAcattgtttttcttcctttcgcTGCTTCCGTTTGCTACTTTGGTTTTCCGAATTTGGTTGATTTAGGATGGCGAAAATGGAGCTTGGCATCAATATAAGGGAAGAGATTTCAAAGTTCCTTTGCTCAAATACCTTAAGACACCTAAAAGGGGCTTTAGTTTATGGCCAGGTTTCTGAAATCATTGCATGTTGTGATTTTATTTACTTTGCTGATAAAGTGTATATTACCTTCTCATTTAGTGCTCTGAGGGTATCAAATTAATCATTATCCTGTGATGCAGCTCCTGATTTGTAGTTTCATTACTTGTAGGAGGTTTGACAAAGATATCTAACATTCTCCTGAAGTCAATAACAACAGTTCACAATGATCAAGATAAAAGCAGTGAGCTAATTAATCCAAAACAGGAAAATGGTCAACTAGAAGGTTTCTGTATAGAAGTGCCTATCACAAAGGAGATTGATTTCAATAACTCTGTTACTGTCTCTGTTAAAAAGTGTTATCAGTCTGAGACATTAAAAAATGTCCTATATTTAGAAACTGACCTACCTGGAGATATTGTACTTCACTGGGGACTTTGCAGGGGCAATTCAAGAAGGTGGGAAGTTCCACCTGGTCCTCATCCACCAGGAACAGTACCGTATAAAGACAAAGCTTTGAGATCTCAACTGCAGGTACAGTGCTGACAAACTGTGAATTTTTCTTTCAATGTTTTAGAACATAGCCTTAAGCTATCAAAATAATTTGAATTCTGTTCTTCCGCTGGCGTGGTCCTCACCATTCATGCATTCTATGAAGATATAGGCATGCTTAATACTTCCAATAGACTTTAAACTTGATTTTTGCACCATGTGATTTTCTGTTGCAAGAGGTTGATTTTGTTTAAATTATATGCAGACTACTGACCGGATGCATTGTACTCTCTCTTTCATTTTACTACAGTTTCTTTTTTAGACACTGGTGTAAGTTTATATACCTTAATGGATACATGCATACTATTGAAGCAACATTGCATTCAAGAACTTTGTACTTGCTCTTGTTATTTTcccttattatttttcttttaaaaacttaAAAGTTGAGTTATATTTTGTTGATGGGGATATAGGCATTATTGTTGTAGTTaaatgtttttctttctttttctcattaTACATCTATTTGGCCATCCTATTTTGTAGGCAGGAGACAGTACAAAAGGATCTTCTCTACAAATCACTTTAGGCGAAGGGTTTTCAGGATTTGCTTTTGTTCTTAAGCAAAATGAAACTTGGTTCAAATGCATGGGAAATGACTTTTACGTCTCTCTCTTGGATTCTAATAGCATTCATAAAGAGGACCAACCAGAAGGTGTGGAGAGGGAAGTGACCAAGGGGACAAGTCAAGAAGCTTCTTTCCTTTCATTTACTGATGGAATATTCGGCGAAATAAGGAATTTGGTGACAGACATTTCCGCTAATAAGAACAGAAAGATAAAATCGAAAGAGCCACAAGAAAGCATTCTTCAAGAAATTGAAAGACTTGCTGCTGAAGCCTATAATATGTTCAAAAGCTCGGTTTCAACTTTCTCAGATGTAACTTCTACACTAGAGCCTGAGGCCACTGTTGTGGAGCCTGAGGCCGCTGTTGTGGAACCTGAACCTGCTGTTGGATCAAGAATATCGACTCTAGTTCCAAAAGTATGTTCTGCAGAAGGCACGGGATATGAAATATTATGCCAAGGGTTTAACTGGGAATCTCATAAATCTGGAAGATGGTATGTGGAGCTTAAGGATAAGGCTTCAGAGCTAGCATCACTTGGTTTTACTGTAGTTTGGCTACCGCCGTGCACTGAGTCTGTTTCACCTGAAGGATACATGCCAAGGGATTTATATAACTTAAATTCAAGGTACTACGTCAAAAGTAGTATAACCATTTAGTTGCTGGCATTAATCTTATTTTAGAACTTATAATAGAAGGACTAGTGTTATCCAAATTGCACTCCAAATATGACCATCATTCACTAAATTGAGTAGCAGATACTGTGGTTTTTCATCTGTATATTTATATAATACATGAGGAAACAATTGAGTAGAATGGAATGGAGATCCATGCCTGCTGTTTTGATATTCAAAATGGAATGGAGTAAAGTGACCACTCCATTATTTAGAAATTAGTGTAGAAAGGAATGGAATGCATAGTTTTGTCATAAGAGAAGGGGAAAAAAATGAGGAATTCTACGCTTCTCCCCATTTTGggcgaagaaaaataaaataatatgacgAAATGTTATAAAATTCATTTCATGCTTTTCCATTCCATAGTTTCCACTATTATGTATTCAAAAGatgaaacttttaattttttttccgtcTCAGTCCATTCGATTTTCATCTCTTTCCACCAATCCAAACATAGTCTTAATCTTGAACTCAAAGGATAGATAACCAGCAAAACACATTCAAGAAAAGGAACTGGTGCATGAGTTGTAACaacctttcttttttaataaatatcagATACGGAAACATTGATGAACTGAAGGATTTGGTGAAAAAATTTCATGAACTTGGAATAAAAACTTTAGGAGATGCTGTTTTAAATCACCGTTGTGCTCATTATCAGAATCCTAACGGTGTTTGGAACTTATTTGGAGGGCGTCTCAACTGGGATGAACGTGCAATTGTTGCTGATGATCCTCATTTTCAGGTTTGTTAGTGAAAGTTCTGGATGTGTGTTTTGTAATTTATTCTCTCTAACTTCGTATTAATTAGTAATAATCCTAAATCAGAATCAGATAAAGGGTTCTCTACTTTCTCTATAACACTCCTGGTGAATGTCCGGGTTGTATGATATTGTTATATTGCTGGGTGAACTTTGATACATAATTGATGTCATTCCTTGCCATACAGGGTAGGGGAAACAAGAGTAGTGGAGAGAATTTTGATGCTGCACCAAATATTGATCATTCACAGGAATTTGTGAGAAAGGATATTATAGAATGGTTATGCTGGTTGAGGTTGATATCTCATaccccttctttttttctttcttagtatTAACCGAAGTGCTGTCAGGGAAAATTTTGATACAGTTGCACAATCAAATTTTTTGGTAGATCATAGATTCTAGTCAAATTATGAGTCGTGTTTCCCTATTATCTTACCTTAGAAAGGTGGCAAGGCGTATGTAGGGCTAGAATCCGATGGAATTGTTTGGTAATATGTTAAAAATGAGCTATGTCTTGACTATGGACCAATAGCTATCTGTTGGCCTGGTACACACTTGATTAGGCATGCTATTTACTCTCTGCTTTCCCAAAATGTCAGGGATAGATTTGAAATTTAGAAGTATTCATAATGAATTCTGTGTGCTTCTTTATGGTGTAATAGTCAACTGACCAATAGTCCGCccatttcttcttttcctttgttctcTCTATTTTTGGGAAGAGAAGCACAGTGGAGTCTTTATACTAA
Coding sequences within it:
- the LOC112800921 gene encoding alpha-amylase 3, chloroplastic isoform X4 gives rise to the protein MMEGMIFVRLDQSKELRNWELTVGCNLPGKWILHWGVSYVDDIGREWDKPPCDMIPPGSVTIKDYAIETPLKKSSISADEGDTFYEVKIDLKPDSKISTINFVLKDGENGAWHQYKGRDFKVPLLKYLKTPKRGFSLWPGGLTKISNILLKSITTVHNDQDKSSELINPKQENGQLEGFCIEVPITKEIDFNNSVTVSVKKCYQSETLKNVLYLETDLPGDIVLHWGLCRGNSRRWEVPPGPHPPGTVPYKDKALRSQLQAGDSTKGSSLQITLGEGFSGFAFVLKQNETWFKCMGNDFYVSLLDSNSIHKEDQPEGVEREVTKGTSQEASFLSFTDGIFGEIRNLVTDISANKNRKIKSKEPQESILQEIERLAAEAYNMFKSSVSTFSDVTSTLEPEATVVEPEAAVVEPEPAVGSRISTLVPKVCSAEGTGYEILCQGFNWESHKSGRWYVELKDKASELASLGFTVVWLPPCTESVSPEGYMPRDLYNLNSRYGNIDELKDLVKKFHELGIKTLGDAVLNHRCAHYQNPNGVWNLFGGRLNWDERAIVADDPHFQGRGNKSSGENFDAAPNIDHSQEFVRKDIIEWLCWLRKEVGYDGWRLDFARGFWGGYVKDYIQASDPYFAVGEFWDSLSYTDGELDHNQDAHRQRIVDWINATNGTAGAFDVTTKGILRSAFERCEYWRLSDSGGNPPGVMGWWPSHAVTFIENHDTGSTQGHWRFPSGKEMEGYAYILTHPGTPSVFLDHIFSHNKTEVGTLISIRTRNKIHCRSVVQIVKAEWDVYASIIDEKIAMKIGPGHFEPPAGSQNWSLAIAGKDYKIWEAK
- the LOC112800921 gene encoding alpha-amylase 3, chloroplastic isoform X3 produces the protein MIMGTFTTIGPLLHLCGGQNNLPIQQRSSNHHHEFKPFFTCFSTNNNNNAFSSTTTFFHRHRFLSHVVAASEIGTPIVESSPHQCSDDLLFTKIFPIKRTQMMEGMIFVRLDQSKELRNWELTVGCNLPGKWILHWGVSYVDDIGREWDKPPCDMIPPGSVTIKDYAIETPLKKSSISADEGDTFYEVKIDLKPDSKISTINFVLKDGENGAWHQYKGRDFKVPLLKYLKTPKRGFSLWPGGLTKISNILLKSITTVHNDQDKSSELINPKQENGQLEGFCIEVPITKEIDFNNSVTVSVKKCYQSETLKNVLYLETDLPGDIVLHWGLCRGNSRRWEVPPGPHPPGTVPYKDKALRSQLQAGDSTKGSSLQITLGEGFSGFAFVLKQNETWFKCMGNDFYVSLLDSNSIHKEDQPEGVEREVTKGTSQEASFLSFTDGIFGEIRNLVTDISANKNRKIKSKEPQESILQEIERLAAEAYNMFKSSVSTFSDVTSTLEPEATVVEPEAAVVEPEPAVGSRISTLVPKVCSAEGTGYEILCQGFNWESHKSGRWYVELKDKASELASLGFTVVWLPPCTESVSPEGYMPRDLYNLNSRILTVFGTYLEGVSTGMNVQLLLMILIFRKEVGYDGWRLDFARGFWGGYVKDYIQASDPYFAVGEFWDSLSYTDGELDHNQDAHRQRIVDWINATNGTAGAFDVTTKGILRSAFERCEYWRLSDSGGNPPGVMGWWPSHAVTFIENHDTGSTQGHWRFPSGKEMEGYAYILTHPGTPSVFLDHIFSHNKTEVGTLISIRTRNKIHCRSVVQIVKAEWDVYASIIDEKIAMKIGPGHFEPPAGSQNWSLAIAGKDYKIWEAK
- the LOC112800921 gene encoding alpha-amylase 3, chloroplastic isoform X1 yields the protein MIMGTFTTIGPLLHLCGGQNNLPIQQRSSNHHHEFKPFFTCFSTNNNNNAFSSTTTFFHRHRFLSHVVAASEIGTPIVESSPHQCSDDLLFTKIFPIKRTQMMEGMIFVRLDQSKELRNWELTVGCNLPGKWILHWGVSYVDDIGREWDKPPCDMIPPGSVTIKDYAIETPLKKSSISADEGDTFYEVKIDLKPDSKISTINFVLKDGENGAWHQYKGRDFKVPLLKYLKTPKRGFSLWPGGLTKISNILLKSITTVHNDQDKSSELINPKQENGQLEGFCIEVPITKEIDFNNSVTVSVKKCYQSETLKNVLYLETDLPGDIVLHWGLCRGNSRRWEVPPGPHPPGTVPYKDKALRSQLQAGDSTKGSSLQITLGEGFSGFAFVLKQNETWFKCMGNDFYVSLLDSNSIHKEDQPEGVEREVTKGTSQEASFLSFTDGIFGEIRNLVTDISANKNRKIKSKEPQESILQEIERLAAEAYNMFKSSVSTFSDVTSTLEPEATVVEPEAAVVEPEPAVGSRISTLVPKVCSAEGTGYEILCQGFNWESHKSGRWYVELKDKASELASLGFTVVWLPPCTESVSPEGYMPRDLYNLNSRYGNIDELKDLVKKFHELGIKTLGDAVLNHRCAHYQNPNGVWNLFGGRLNWDERAIVADDPHFQGRGNKSSGENFDAAPNIDHSQEFVRKDIIEWLCWLRKEVGYDGWRLDFARGFWGGYVKDYIQASDPYFAVGEFWDSLSYTDGELDHNQDAHRQRIVDWINATNGTAGAFDVTTKGILRSAFERCEYWRLSDSGGNPPGVMGWWPSHAVTFIENHDTGSTQGHWRFPSGKEMEGYAYILTHPGTPSVFLDHIFSHNKTEVGTLISIRTRNKIHCRSVVQIVKAEWDVYASIIDEKIAMKIGPGHFEPPAGSQNWSLAIAGKDYKIWEAK
- the LOC112800921 gene encoding alpha-amylase 3, chloroplastic isoform X2, producing MIMGTFTTIGPLLHLCGGQNNLPIQQRSSNHHHEFKPFFTCFSTNNNNNAFSSTTTFFHRHRFLSHVVAASEIGTPIVESSPHQCSDDLLFTKIFPIKRTQMMEGMIFVRLDQSKELRNWELTVGCNLPGKWILHWGVSYVDDIGREWDKPPCDMIPPGSVTIKDYAIETPLKKSSISADEGDTFYEVKIDLKPDSKISTINFVLKDGENGAWHQYKGRDFKVPLLKYLKTPKRGFSLWPGGLTKISNILLKSITTVHNDQDKSSELINPKQENGQLEGFCIEVPITKEIDFNNSVTVSVKKCYQSETLKNVLYLETDLPGDIVLHWGLCRGNSRRWEVPPGPHPPGTVPYKDKALRSQLQAGDSTKGSSLQITLGEGFSGFAFVLKQNETWFKCMGNDFYVSLLDSNSIHKEDQPEGVEREVTKGTSQEASFLSFTDGIFGEIRNLVTDISANKNRKIKSKEPQESILQEIERLAAEAYNMFKSSVSTFSDVTSTLEPEATVVEPEAAVVEPEPAVGSRISTLVPKVCSAEGTGYEILCQGFNWESHKSGRWYVELKDKASELASLGFTVVWLPPCTESVSPEGYMPRDLYNLNSRYGNIDELKDLVKKFHELGIKTLGDAVLNHRCAHYQNPNGVWNLFGGRLNWDERAIVADDPHFQGRGNKSSGENFDAAPNIDHSQEFVRKDIIEWLCWLRKEVGYDGWRLDFARGFWGGYVKDYIQASDPYFAVGEFWDSLSYTDGELDHNQDAHRQRIVDWINATNGTAGAFDVTTKGILRSAFERCEYWRLSDSGGNPPGVMGWWPSHAVTFIENHDTGSTQGHWRFPSGKEMEGYAYILTHPGTPSVFLDHIFSHNKTEVGTLISIRTRNKIHCRSVIVKAEWDVYASIIDEKIAMKIGPGHFEPPAGSQNWSLAIAGKDYKIWEAK